CCTTGGTGCAGAGCTTGCAGCCCACGCACTTGTCGTAGTCGATGACAGCCACGCCGTTCACCACATGAATGGCGTCCTTCTTGCACTCCTTCTGGCACAGGCCGCAGCCGATGCAGGAGTGAGTGCAGACGCTCATGGCAGCCTTGCCCTTGTCCTGGTTGGCGCAGGCCACGTGGACCTTCTTGGACACAGGGACCTCCGTGATCAGATGGCGGGGGCAGGCCTTGGCGCAGGCCATGCAGTCGGTGCACTTGTCCGGGTCCACCACGGCGGCGCCGTTGGGACCGATGGACATGGCGCCGAACTGGCAGGCGGACACGCAGGAGCCGAAGCCCAGACAGCCGAACTGGCACTCCAGGGGACCACCGGCCACCTTGGTGGCGGACAGGCAGTCCTTCACACCGACGTACTCATAACGCTTGGCGGCGTTGGTGCCGCCGTTGCAGCGGACAAAAGCCACCTTCCGCTCACCGGAGGGAGCCTCCTGGCCCATGATCTTTGCGATGGCGGCAGCATTCTCCGCGCCGGCAGGGGCGCACGCATTCACCGGAGCCGTGCCCGCCAGGATGGCGGCGGCACAGCCGGCGCAGCCGGGGAAGCCGCAGCCGCCGCAGTTGGCGCCGGCCAGATGGCTGAGGATTTCCTCTTCCCGGGGGTCCTTCTTTACCTCAAAGACCTTGGAGGCTACTGCCAAGATGAAGCCGAACACGGCGCCGAGGACAGCCAGCACCACAACGGCAGCAATGACATTTCCGATATCCATTTTCCTCTTGCCTCCTCTTACCAGACCTTCAAACCGGAGAAGCCCATAAACGCCAGGGCCATCAGACCAGCGGTGACCAGGGCGATGGGAAAGCCCTCAAACGCCTTGGGATAGTCCGCAAACACCAGCCGCTCCCGAATGCTGGCGAACAGCACGATGGCCAGCAGGAAGCCCAGGCCGCCGGTGATGCCGTAAACTACGGAGGAGATGAAGTTATAGTTGTTCTGCACGTTCAGCAGCACCACACCCAGTACGGCGCAGTTGGTGGTAATCAGGGGCAGATACACACCCAGAGCCGTGTACAGAGACGGCATGGATTTCTGTAAAAACATCTCCACGAACTGGACCAGGGATGCGATGACCAGAATGAAGGTCACGGTCTGCATATACTCCAGTCCAAAGCGAACCAGGACGAACTCGTTGACCGCATAGCACACGGCGGAAGCCAGTCCCATGACGAACGTCACAGCGATGCCCATGCCCACAGCGGTGTCCACCTTCTTGGAAACACCCAGGAAGGGGCAGATGCCTAAGAACTGGGAGAAGATGAAGTTGTTTGCCAGAATGGCACCCAGCGTAATTGCCAGGAGTTCATAGATTTGATCCATTATTTGCTCTCCTCCTTATTTTTCTTAGGTCTGGACAGCGCCCACTGCATCAGGGCAATGAGGCAGCCCAGCACCAGGAAGCCGCCGACGGGCAGGGTCAGCATGCCGATGGGGAACTGCTCCGGCAGGATCTGAATACCATCGCCGCCGTTGAGGATACCGCCGCCGAAGGTGCCGGCGCCCAGAAACTCACGGATGATGCACATAACCATCAGCACCACAGTGTAGCCAAAGCCCTGGAAGATACCGTCCCAGAAGGAAGCGGCCACACCGTTCTTGTAGGAGAAGGACTCCGCCCGGCCCAGGATGATGCAGTTCACCACGATCAGGGGGATGAACACGCCCAGCGACTCGGACAGGGCCGGAACGAATGCCTGGATCAGCAGATCCACGCAGGTCACGAAGCCAGCGATCACCACAATGAACATGGCGATACGGATCTTGTCC
This DNA window, taken from Dysosmobacter welbionis, encodes the following:
- a CDS encoding RnfABCDGE type electron transport complex subunit B, with protein sequence MDIGNVIAAVVVLAVLGAVFGFILAVASKVFEVKKDPREEEILSHLAGANCGGCGFPGCAGCAAAILAGTAPVNACAPAGAENAAAIAKIMGQEAPSGERKVAFVRCNGGTNAAKRYEYVGVKDCLSATKVAGGPLECQFGCLGFGSCVSACQFGAMSIGPNGAAVVDPDKCTDCMACAKACPRHLITEVPVSKKVHVACANQDKGKAAMSVCTHSCIGCGLCQKECKKDAIHVVNGVAVIDYDKCVGCKLCTKVCPRDAILPIATAEEKEKYKAIKKAQAEKAAAAKAAETAGAAQ
- the rsxA gene encoding electron transport complex subunit RsxA gives rise to the protein MDQIYELLAITLGAILANNFIFSQFLGICPFLGVSKKVDTAVGMGIAVTFVMGLASAVCYAVNEFVLVRFGLEYMQTVTFILVIASLVQFVEMFLQKSMPSLYTALGVYLPLITTNCAVLGVVLLNVQNNYNFISSVVYGITGGLGFLLAIVLFASIRERLVFADYPKAFEGFPIALVTAGLMALAFMGFSGLKVW
- the rsxE gene encoding electron transport complex subunit RsxE, giving the protein MNLGKQFKEGLITNNPVLVQVLGMCSTMAITTSFFNGLGMGVAVTVILTLSNVIIAAIRKIVPDKIRIAMFIVVIAGFVTCVDLLIQAFVPALSESLGVFIPLIVVNCIILGRAESFSYKNGVAASFWDGIFQGFGYTVVLMVMCIIREFLGAGTFGGGILNGGDGIQILPEQFPIGMLTLPVGGFLVLGCLIALMQWALSRPKKNKEESK